cacgcaggggtgtcccccgcgtaggggagccccacgcgcaaggagtgcaccccgtaaggagagctgcccagcacgaaagaaagtgcagcctgcccaggaatggcgccgcccacatagagagctgacacaagacgacgcaaccaaaagaaacacagattcctggtaccgctgacaacaacagaaacagacaaagaagacacagcaaacagacacagaacagacaactggggggggaataaataaatattctaaaaaaaaataaaattctttcaaaGGGACATTAAACATAAATACCCACTCTCTGTAACCCAGTTCAGTGGGAAGTATCAACACCCACCCATGTCCAAACTCATGATCGCATGTCCCTAAACTTCTAACATTGCAAAAATGAGGTTCCACCATGCCTGTGCCTTTGCTTTGATAGGGAATCACTACAGTTAACTTCACAGATGCTGGGCTGTCTCAGTGTCACTCCCTACTTATAGACACACCTGCGCAGTTCTTGAAACAGTGTTAAGACAGATGGTGgatatataaacaaaattaaagatgACACGTTCACTCCCTGATACCACTATgctacaaagagatcatacataCAAGGCACACCTGGCACTTTCTATTACTTCACCTCCGAGTTTATTTTCCTTCcaagttctttttccttcttatgaACCAAAATGTTAACATTCTTAACGTACTTTTTCCTATAAAACTCTAGGCAACAGGATTGCAAGGACTTGTTTGATGCCACTATATCCAGAATATAGAGGACATTGATCACTTGTGCTGAGTTGTGTGCATTTTGAATAGTGTGTTCCTAGCACGAGGGACTAAATATGAGTTACTTGATGGCAAACACTTAGAATGGTGTACACATATTTCACTGTTTAGATAATAAGTGAGAAAGGCAGTAGTATTCCCAGACTGGGACCCTCACCACTAGGACAGGTTTTATCCGTTGAAGAAACAATCTACATACTTCCATCACCAGACAAGGCTACTCAGTGTCTGTAATGGATCGTGACAAAAACAAAGGCACTCtatcatcaaaaaattacaaggctGGGCAGATAATCCACAGTCACAATGGGATATTTTGAATGAAGACAACATTTGTTTGTATTCAACATTTTTAAGAACACTGTTAACAGGGTATACTCTATCTACAGAGGCCTTTCTtttttacacacacaaaaaagacttTGGTTTTAATGACATGATCGAACTCAATGACTGAATATATACTGAGGGACTCCATTCTACTCCAAGGCACAAGCAGCACACATGATCTCCCTGCTAGGAGGGAGTTATCCTCCCCACAGGGTCTGGGTCAGCAGTCACCGGCCAGGGCAGTTGAGGACTGAAATCCCCCCTGCTTGCTTTTTCTGAATACACCACTCTAGCTGGACGGTGGAATCAAGTACATAAAGCCACTAGCAGTATGAATAGAACCTGATCCTTGCTGTACAAATTAAACTGCATACAAATGCTCAAGTACAGGGGTGTCTGAAACTGAGCAACAATCTCAACCATATGGACACACGGGGGCATACAGGAACATGCATTTGaatgtatcactgatgtggagcaTGTGGAGACATCTGTGGAAGACCACAGCTCTCAGAAAATGGGAGTCAAGCAGCTGAGAATGTTCCTGAAGGGAAGGGTCAAGAATGAGGAAGGAATCGGGAAAATACGCTGGAAGCTGGTCCATAACTTGCCTGTGTATGTCTTATCACCCTGTTTTATGATTCCAAAATCTCAGTAATGGCCTTCTAACTTCTGCATCCAAGTCTTATGCAATTAGGGTGGTGAGCTCTACCATGCATCCATAACAAAACTCAATTCTGGAAAACGTACTTTCCCATTACCCATGTTGACACAGTATAATCCAAGAGAGCTAGCTCTAATGCTAGGTTTTATGGTCATACCATAAGTCTCACTTAAGTCAAACTCTAGCATCCAAATCCCAATCAGAATCAAGAACAAAGGGCAAAGAGAAAACTGATTCCTGTTAAGAATATACTCTGATAAATTATTTACAAATACACACCAATCATTTATTAGCACAGAAAATAGCATAAGGTGCTTcaggctaaataaataaataaacttttcttAGTAAGAAACAACAGTGGAATATCAATAATTGGTGACATCCACTTCCTGCCACATGAGGCCAGTTAGAAAACCCCAACCAATACCAAGTATAATTTTTCATTGTACCCTTAATTATAGAACAATTATTTCTATCATGATGTAAATTTGGGGGAATATTCCACAAGTTAATTAGCATCAACCATTCTCAGTTTACATTTATAGAGTCTCCCTTCAGTGTGATTTTCCACACAGTTTTGTAATGATGAGTACCAGTTGAAGGCTTTCCCATACTTTTCACATTTATAGAGTTTCTATCCAGTGTGTATCCTCATGTTTTTGTGTAGATAAAATCCAGTGTTCCCCACATTGTGTCATTCTTAGGGTTTCTCTTCATTGTGCTTTCTTGCATGATTTTTAAGGATAAGGACCTACTGAAAGCTTTCTCACACTTTTTACAGTAATAGATTTCTGACCAGTGTGCATCCTTTTTGTAAGGTTTACAGCCGCTTGAAGCTTTTCCCACACTGCATTTCTAGGGTTTTCCTTCACTGTGCAATCTCATGTGGTTTTTATAGGATGAGGGCcagctgaaagctttcccacatgtTTCACATTTATATTGCTTCTCTCCCATATGTGCTCTAACATGTCCTTGAAAGGACTCAGCCCAACGGAAGACTTTGCCACAATACTTACATTCATAGGGcatctctccagtgtgaatcctTTTATGTCTTTCAAAGGATTCTGGAAAAGCAAAGGCTTTGCCACACTGTTTACACtgatagggtttctctccagtgtgcaTTCTCATGTGTCCTTTAAAGTATCTTAGCAAACGGAAGGCTTTTCCACAATACTCacattcatagggcttctctccagtgtgaatcttTTCGTGTCCTTTTAATGAACTGAGACTTCGGAAGGCTTTGCCACACTGTTTACATTCATAGGGATTCTCGCCGGTGTGCATCCTAACATGTCCTGTAAAGGCTGTAAGCCAacggaaggctttcccacaatacttacattcatagggcttctctccagtgtgaatccaCTCGTGTTTTTGAACTGACCTGGCACAAGTGAAGACTTTACCACACtgtttacattcatagggtttctctccagcaTGCATTCTCACGTGTCCTTTAAAGCACTCACGTGAccggaaggctttcccacaataCTGACATTTaaagggtttttctccagtgtgagatTTTCCGTGTATTTGAAAGGATTGAGAATACCTGAAGTTTTTACCACATTGATTACAATGATAGGGTTTCTCCCCCGTGTGAACCCTGTCGTGTCTTCGAAAGGAGGCAGAAGACGTGAAGGTTTTAGCACACTGTTTACATTCATAGCGATTCTCTTGAGTGTGtgttatcatgtgttttttaaagGATCCGAGATAAACGAACTCTTTTCCACATTCCTTACACTTACCTGCCTTCTTTCCACTGTGAGTTCTCGCATGTCTGGTAAAACTTGAGAACTCATTGACAAAGTTCCCAGACGGCTGGGATTCATAGGTTTTATCTGAAGTGTGAGTCCTGATATGTTGACTGAGCCAATAGCGATAATGGGAGATTTTCCCTGAAAATTTACATATGTAGGCTTTCTTTCTGCTACGAGTTCTCATGCATGTTCTTAGGTAGGAAGGAGAAGTGCAGGCTGGCCCACTTTCTTGACAGTCATCTGGTTTGTGTCCAGTGAGACACCTGATGT
This genomic interval from Dasypus novemcinctus isolate mDasNov1 chromosome 30, mDasNov1.1.hap2, whole genome shotgun sequence contains the following:
- the LOC101424984 gene encoding zinc finger protein 555-like isoform X4; translated protein: MLETFGNLSSVDEEAKFQASGSVAQKSVFKKKMCKEQILAKFTRNDSSASALRKYLADCNIENQFKTLGRHCRSHMEEKVCENNEVDQCGEILSQMPNLPLHKKTPSGIHLYECSECGKAFMHHSSLKQHIRCLTGHKPDDCQESGPACTSPSYLRTCMRTRSRKKAYICKFSGKISHYRYWLSQHIRTHTSDKTYESQPSGNFVNEFSSFTRHARTHSGKKAGKCKECGKEFVYLGSFKKHMITHTQENRYECKQCAKTFTSSASFRRHDRVHTGEKPYHCNQCGKNFRYSQSFQIHGKSHTGEKPFKCQYCGKAFRSRECFKGHVRMHAGEKPYECKQCGKVFTCARSVQKHEWIHTGEKPYECKYCGKAFRWLTAFTGHVRMHTGENPYECKQCGKAFRSLSSLKGHEKIHTGEKPYECEYCGKAFRLLRYFKGHMRMHTGEKPYQCKQCGKAFAFPESFERHKRIHTGEMPYECKYCGKVFRWAESFQGHVRAHMGEKQYKCETCGKAFSWPSSYKNHMRLHSEGKP
- the LOC101424984 gene encoding zinc finger protein 555-like isoform X2, translated to MDSVTFEDVTVNFTLEEWALLDSSQRNLYRDVMLETFGNLSSVDEEAKFQASGSVAQKSVFKKKMCKEQILAKFTRNDSSASALRKYLADCNIENQFKTLGRHCRSHMEEKVCENNEVDQCGEILSQMPNLPLHKKTPSGIHLYECSECGKAFMHHSSLKQHIRCLTGHKPDDCQESGPACTSPSYLRTCMRTRSRKKAYICKFSGKISHYRYWLSQHIRTHTSDKTYESQPSGNFVNEFSSFTRHARTHSGKKAGKCKECGKEFVYLGSFKKHMITHTQENRYECKQCAKTFTSSASFRRHDRVHTGEKPYHCNQCGKNFRYSQSFQIHGKSHTGEKPFKCQYCGKAFRSRECFKGHVRMHAGEKPYECKQCGKVFTCARSVQKHEWIHTGEKPYECKYCGKAFRWLTAFTGHVRMHTGENPYECKQCGKAFRSLSSLKGHEKIHTGEKPYECEYCGKAFRLLRYFKGHMRMHTGEKPYQCKQCGKAFAFPESFERHKRIHTGEMPYECKYCGKVFRWAESFQGHVRAHMGEKQYKCETCGKAFSWPSSYKNHMRLHSEGKP
- the LOC101424984 gene encoding zinc finger protein 555-like isoform X1 translates to MDSVTFEDVTVNFTLEEWALLDSSQRNLYRDVMLETFGNLSSVDEEAKFQASGSVAQKSVFKKKMCKEQILAKFTRNDSSASALRKYLADCNIENQFKTLGRHCRRSHMEEKVCENNEVDQCGEILSQMPNLPLHKKTPSGIHLYECSECGKAFMHHSSLKQHIRCLTGHKPDDCQESGPACTSPSYLRTCMRTRSRKKAYICKFSGKISHYRYWLSQHIRTHTSDKTYESQPSGNFVNEFSSFTRHARTHSGKKAGKCKECGKEFVYLGSFKKHMITHTQENRYECKQCAKTFTSSASFRRHDRVHTGEKPYHCNQCGKNFRYSQSFQIHGKSHTGEKPFKCQYCGKAFRSRECFKGHVRMHAGEKPYECKQCGKVFTCARSVQKHEWIHTGEKPYECKYCGKAFRWLTAFTGHVRMHTGENPYECKQCGKAFRSLSSLKGHEKIHTGEKPYECEYCGKAFRLLRYFKGHMRMHTGEKPYQCKQCGKAFAFPESFERHKRIHTGEMPYECKYCGKVFRWAESFQGHVRAHMGEKQYKCETCGKAFSWPSSYKNHMRLHSEGKP
- the LOC101424984 gene encoding zinc finger protein 555-like isoform X3 — translated: MLETFGNLSSVDEEAKFQASGSVAQKSVFKKKMCKEQILAKFTRNDSSASALRKYLADCNIENQFKTLGRHCRRSHMEEKVCENNEVDQCGEILSQMPNLPLHKKTPSGIHLYECSECGKAFMHHSSLKQHIRCLTGHKPDDCQESGPACTSPSYLRTCMRTRSRKKAYICKFSGKISHYRYWLSQHIRTHTSDKTYESQPSGNFVNEFSSFTRHARTHSGKKAGKCKECGKEFVYLGSFKKHMITHTQENRYECKQCAKTFTSSASFRRHDRVHTGEKPYHCNQCGKNFRYSQSFQIHGKSHTGEKPFKCQYCGKAFRSRECFKGHVRMHAGEKPYECKQCGKVFTCARSVQKHEWIHTGEKPYECKYCGKAFRWLTAFTGHVRMHTGENPYECKQCGKAFRSLSSLKGHEKIHTGEKPYECEYCGKAFRLLRYFKGHMRMHTGEKPYQCKQCGKAFAFPESFERHKRIHTGEMPYECKYCGKVFRWAESFQGHVRAHMGEKQYKCETCGKAFSWPSSYKNHMRLHSEGKP